ATCGAACCATAATCGGTCAAGGGCGTTGGAATAACGAGTATCCCCGGTTTTGGCCACCAGGTCTGTAACGGATGAATAGAGATACATAGCCCGAACGGCATGTCCTAAAATTTCGTCCTGTTCAATAATGGGTTTATGGTCCTGACAAACAAAATCCCAACGGCCGGTAGTCTTATCTTTATAAGGTTTTCCGCGTTGTTCTATAAACCAGCGTGCCATCTCTGCATATTTTTCTTTTCCTGTATAATGAGCAAGTTTAAATAACGCCAATTCAATTTCTTCGTGTTGAGGAACTTCTTCTACCTTTCCTGTTCCAAAGGTTTCTACAATATGGTCTGCAAATTTTGTAGCCACATCCAATAGTTTTGTTTTTCCTGTTGCTTGAGCATACGCAATGCCGGCTTCCATCAAATGCCCTGCACAATAGGTCTCATGTTCCGCATCATTTGTCCATCGTTCTTTAGGTTTGACAAGTGTGAAATAAGTATTCAAATAACCATCGGGTTGTTGGGCTTTTGCAATCAAATCAATAATATCATCAGCCGTTTTTTCAATATTCGGGTCTTTATGCAAAGCAAGCCAATATGCGGCCCCTTCAAGGACTTTGTAAACATCCGAATCTTCAAAACAGGCTCCAATATGTTTCCCTTCTTTTACACCCGCCGTTACACGGAAATTGTCTATCTTTTTTTCCGTTTCACAATATTCAAAATTATGAGGTAAAAACTTTTTGCCAACACGCATAATCCAGTCATTCCAGAAGCCTGGTTTGACTTCTACCTCGGTGAAAGGGACAGGATACACAGGATAAATATCTGGCAATGTTGCCACGGTGTTCAATATATACAAGGGGCTAAGGCTTACAAGTAAAAGGGCCATGGTAAGTCTCCTTTTCAAGGTTTTTCATTTATGATAAATTATAATTTGAGTCTTTTTTCAGTAATTTGTATACTACTAAAACGATTTGTCAAATAACAATCTTAATTGTTGGAGCATAGAAATAGAGATATGTTAATCCAAGCAGAAAAAAAGAAATTAAGTGGTTGGGGGAGATATTCTTTCCCTGAAAGTTATGTCTTTCGACCTGAGAAATGGAAAACCTTAGATGCGGTATTAAAAGATGACCGTATCCCGGATTTTCTCGCGAGAGGTTTGGGAAGAAGTTATGGAGATACCGCCCTGAATGAAGGAGGGGCTCTGGTCAATATGGTGCGATTAAACCGATTTCTTAACTGGAATGAGGAAGATGGCGTTCTGGAATGTGAAGGAGGGGTTACCTTAAAAGAAATTCTGGAAGTTTTTTTGCCTCGTGGCTGGATGCCGTATGTATGTCCGGGGACAAAATTTGTTACTGTGGGAGGTGCTATAGCGAACGATATTCATGGGAAAAATCATCATGAGGAAGGTAGTTTTGGAAATCATGTTTTATCCTTGGATTTGATAATAGGGGATGGAAGCGTTGTCCGTTGTAGTCGAGATGAGAATGCGGATTTGTTCTGGGCAACTATTGGTGGAATTGGGATGACAGGGATTATCCGAACAGCCAAAATTCGTTTAAAGAAAGTTAGAACGGCTTATTTCCATGTAGATTATTATCAGGCAAGAAATTTAGATGATTTGCTGGAGAAAATGAAGGACTATGATGTTAAGTATCCTTATACAGTAGCGTGGTTAGATTGCCTTGCCCAAAAAGAAAGTATGGGTAGAGGAATACTGATGGGAGGACGTCTGGCTGAAGTAGAGGATTTGCCTCCCCGCTGGAAAAATGCACCTTTGACACCTAAAAGAAAAAGGGATATAACGGTTCCTTTTGATGCTCCATCATGGGCTTTAAGCCAACGAACGGTAGGTATTTTCAATTCCTGGTATTATGATTTAAACAAGACCCGCTATGAAATTACGCCCTTAGAAAAATTCTTTTTCCCATTAGACCGTATTCTGGAATGGAACCGTATGTATGGGAAAACAGGATTTGTGCAATATCAGGTAGTTTTCCCGGGGAGTGACATAAAGGGATTAAAAATATTATTGGAACAGTTGGTATCCTCACAACGGGCGTCTTTCTTAACTGTTTTGAAACGGTTTGGTCCCGGAAATGAAGGATTATTGTCGTTCCCTATGGAGGGATATACCTTGGCTTTAGATATACCCAATCATGCGGGCCTGGTAAATTTTATTGAGGATTTAAATCTAATCGTTTTGAGATATGGGGGAAGACTTTACCTTGCCAAAGACCAATTAATGTCGGACAGTATGTTTCGAGAAACTTATCCCCACTGGATACAATTTCAAGAGATTAAGACGAAATATGACCCCGGTTTTCGTTTTTCATCTACGATGGCACGAAGAATAGGACTTATTCCAGAACGGAGGAGGGCTCCTATATGTTAGATATTAATGAAATGAAACCAACTTCCAAATCGGTGCTTGTTTTAGGTAGTGTTTCCGCTGTAGGAAAAGCCATAGCCCATGAGTTTGCAAAAGAAGGTTATTCGTTATTGCTTGCAGATATAGAGACGGAAGAAAACGAACGAATGGCAAAGGATATTCAGATTCGCTACCGCGTTTATTGTGATACCTTATTTTTTGATGCAGGTGATATAGATTCTCACCCGGCTTTTTTGGATAAGGTCGTTGAAAAAATAAATGGCTTACCGGAAGGTCTGGTAATTTGTTTCGGATATATGCCTGTCCAACAAGAAGGACAAAAAGATTTTAAACTTATTAAAAGAACTATTGATATTAATTTTACAGGCGCGGTATCCATTCTGGAACGGGTTATTGGCAGGTTTGAAGAGAGAAATCATGGATTTGCCATTATCATCTCTTCTGTTGCTGGAGATAGAGGTCGTAAAAGTAATTATATTTACAGTTCTACCAAAGGGGCATTGACACGATATATGGAAGGTTTGCAACATCGGTTGAGTTCGACAAAAGTGCATGTATTGCTTGTAAAACCGGGATTTATGGATACGGCCATGACCTATGGCTTAAATTTGCCTCAAAGACTTCTGGCAAGTCCGGAAGAAGCAGGGCGAATGATTCACAAGGCATGGAAACGAAAGAAGCATGTTGTATATGTGAAATGGTTCTGGAAATACATTATGCTTATCATTCAGCATTTGCCCCGATTTGTTTTCCACCGCACGCAATTGTAATAGGAATAAAGGAAGTGTATGAAGGTTCTTATGTTGCTTATAAAAACATTGAGAGTATATCAATGGACGAAAAATTTTCTGGTATTTGCTGCGATAATCTTTGCGGGCGAGTTGCTGAATTTAGAGGCGATTAAACTTTCGATAATAGCCTTTTTTTCTTTTTGTTTTTCTGCGAGTTCCGCTTATATTTTGAATGACATTATTGATGTGGAGAAAGACCGCCTTCATCCAGAGAAATCACGACGACCTATCCCCAGTGGAGATGTAAGCATCCCGCTGGCCTTTTTCCTCACTTTCATTTTGTTGGTAATTTCACTTACATTAGGTTACTCATTAGGTATAAAATTTATTGCAATTCTTTTAGTGTATATCTTTCTAACAGTGAGTTATTCGTTGTTGTGGAAAAAGTTTTTTCTGGTAGATGTGCTAATTTTAGCAATGGGTTTTGTAACAAGGGCTATAGCAGGTGCCGTGGCAATAAATGTGGTATTTTCAAACTGGTTGATAATATGCACCTTATTTTTAGCGTTGTTTTTGGGGTTAGGAAAAAGAAGAGGTGAATTACTTTTGTTAAAAGATGATGCAGAAAATCATCGTGCCGTTCTTGTGTTTTATACGGTGGAGTATTTAGACCAATTATTGCTCATTGTTTCTGGTGGTGCTTTAATTACTTTTACAATTTACACATGTTCCCCGGAAGTAATTGCTCGATTGCATACCGATAAATTATATTTAAGTTTACCCTTTGTCATTTATGGCTTGTTCCGCTATCTTTATTTAGTTCGTTATCAAGGGGAAGGTTCTGACCCCAGCAAGGTATTATTGTCCGACAAACCAATTATACTCTGTGTAATCTTGTGGGCATTGACGAATGTTTGCATTATCTATGGAGAGCGTATTTTTCATTTATTCTATACCTAAAATAATAGTATCAAATATAAAAATAGGAGCAAACCATGCTCCCTTGTTTTCACCCTTTAAATTGTAAACAATCTCATAATAGTATCAAATATAAAAATAGGAGCAAACCATGAGTTCTGTTCGGATTGATTTTCAGAGAATTAACAAAAAAGTCATGGCGGTTGTTTTAGGGGGTGGTAGAGGGACAAGATTGTATCCTTTGACGAAACTTCGTTCCAAGCCCGCAGTCCCTTTGTGTGGAAGGTATCGGCTCATTGATATTCCATTAAGTAACTGTATTAACTCCGGACTTATGCGGATTGTTGTTCTAACCCAGTTTAATAGCCATTCTTTAAATCGTCATATTATGAATGCGTATCATTTTGACGAGTTTCACCGTGGAGGTGTTACCATCCTGGCTGCGGAGCAGACCAATGAAACAGGGGATTGGTTCCAGGGCACTGCAGATGCGGTTCGAAAACATATTTCTCATATCTATGACCCGGATATACAACATTATTTAATTCTTTCCGGTGACCAGTTGTACCGTATGGATTATCGGGATTTATTGAGGACGCATATATCTAAGAATGCAGAAATAACAGTGTCTGCGTTGCCTGTAGGACGAAATTCTGCCTCTCAATTTGGGATTATGCAGGTGAATTCCGAAGGAGTTATACAGCGATTTGTAGAAAAGCCCAAAGAAGATGAAATATTAAATCAATTAACAACCCCCCCATCTCTTTTTGAAGAATTTGGTATTTCTGCAGAAGGGAAACCTTATTTAGCATCTATGGGTGTTTATGTTTTTAATGCGGATGTGCTAATTCATTTGTTAAGGGAACATCTGGAATGGATTGATTTTGGCAAACAATTAATTCCTGGGGCATTAACCCAGCATAAAGTATATGCTCACATGTTTGATGGCTTCTGGGAAGATATAGGAACCGTTCGTTCTTATTA
This region of Candidatus Hydrogenedens sp. genomic DNA includes:
- a CDS encoding SDR family oxidoreductase: MLDINEMKPTSKSVLVLGSVSAVGKAIAHEFAKEGYSLLLADIETEENERMAKDIQIRYRVYCDTLFFDAGDIDSHPAFLDKVVEKINGLPEGLVICFGYMPVQQEGQKDFKLIKRTIDINFTGAVSILERVIGRFEERNHGFAIIISSVAGDRGRKSNYIYSSTKGALTRYMEGLQHRLSSTKVHVLLVKPGFMDTAMTYGLNLPQRLLASPEEAGRMIHKAWKRKKHVVYVKWFWKYIMLIIQHLPRFVFHRTQL
- a CDS encoding decaprenyl-phosphate phosphoribosyltransferase gives rise to the protein MKVLMLLIKTLRVYQWTKNFLVFAAIIFAGELLNLEAIKLSIIAFFSFCFSASSAYILNDIIDVEKDRLHPEKSRRPIPSGDVSIPLAFFLTFILLVISLTLGYSLGIKFIAILLVYIFLTVSYSLLWKKFFLVDVLILAMGFVTRAIAGAVAINVVFSNWLIICTLFLALFLGLGKRRGELLLLKDDAENHRAVLVFYTVEYLDQLLLIVSGGALITFTIYTCSPEVIARLHTDKLYLSLPFVIYGLFRYLYLVRYQGEGSDPSKVLLSDKPIILCVILWALTNVCIIYGERIFHLFYT
- a CDS encoding FAD-binding oxidoreductase, with the protein product MLIQAEKKKLSGWGRYSFPESYVFRPEKWKTLDAVLKDDRIPDFLARGLGRSYGDTALNEGGALVNMVRLNRFLNWNEEDGVLECEGGVTLKEILEVFLPRGWMPYVCPGTKFVTVGGAIANDIHGKNHHEEGSFGNHVLSLDLIIGDGSVVRCSRDENADLFWATIGGIGMTGIIRTAKIRLKKVRTAYFHVDYYQARNLDDLLEKMKDYDVKYPYTVAWLDCLAQKESMGRGILMGGRLAEVEDLPPRWKNAPLTPKRKRDITVPFDAPSWALSQRTVGIFNSWYYDLNKTRYEITPLEKFFFPLDRILEWNRMYGKTGFVQYQVVFPGSDIKGLKILLEQLVSSQRASFLTVLKRFGPGNEGLLSFPMEGYTLALDIPNHAGLVNFIEDLNLIVLRYGGRLYLAKDQLMSDSMFRETYPHWIQFQEIKTKYDPGFRFSSTMARRIGLIPERRRAPIC
- a CDS encoding glucose-1-phosphate adenylyltransferase produces the protein MSSVRIDFQRINKKVMAVVLGGGRGTRLYPLTKLRSKPAVPLCGRYRLIDIPLSNCINSGLMRIVVLTQFNSHSLNRHIMNAYHFDEFHRGGVTILAAEQTNETGDWFQGTADAVRKHISHIYDPDIQHYLILSGDQLYRMDYRDLLRTHISKNAEITVSALPVGRNSASQFGIMQVNSEGVIQRFVEKPKEDEILNQLTTPPSLFEEFGISAEGKPYLASMGVYVFNADVLIHLLREHLEWIDFGKQLIPGALTQHKVYAHMFDGFWEDIGTVRSYYDVSVAMTYDVPPFEFHDPEQPIYTHRRALPGAKIIRSEIDHAIICSGVRIETARVRHSIIGIRSVIRESAVIDHSIICGADSFEMGDVRHASGIPMGIGPGTVIERAIIDHNARIGRNVVIRGGDNLKDGDHEGFSIREGIIVVHKNAIIPDETKIGKM